A single region of the Pyricularia oryzae 70-15 chromosome 4, whole genome shotgun sequence genome encodes:
- a CDS encoding kynurenine-oxoglutarate transaminase 1, with protein MSPRLPSLLITGQRIAFSSITKGRRAFHTSMSTGSAKFQPAARVAGRRQDVWSIINEAATASPKQPIVNMGQGFFGYNPPDFILNAAKQALDKVDCNQYSPTKGRPRLKKAIADAYAPFWGRQLNPDTEVTITTGANEGMLSAFMAFIEPGDEVIIFEPFFDQYISNIEMPGGKIVYVPLHPPTEGATKTLSAGAWNIDFDELERAITPKTKMIVLNTPHNPVGKVFTKDELQKIADLCLKNEIIILSDEVYDRLFYTPFTRIATLSPEVERITLTVGSAGKNFYATGWRVGWLMGPAELIQHVSAAHTRICYSSVSPLQEACAVGFEQAEKEGFWDECVRDMKRRMDLFNQVWHELGIPFSEPEGGYFVMVNLSTVQMPENYPFPPHVASRPRDFKLAWFLIQELGVAAIPPTEFFTDANAHIVEDYLRFAVCKPDDVLELAKERLRGLKKFIKQ; from the exons ATGTCGCCGCGCCTGCCGTCATTGCTCATCACTGGCCAAAGGATCGCATTCAGCAGCATCACAAAAGGCCGCCGCGCGTTCCACACAAGCATGTCGACAGGCAGCGCCAAGTTCCAACCCGCGGCCAGGGTAGCTGGTCGGCGGCAGGATGTCTG GAGCATCATCAATGAGGCCGCCACAGCGTCGCCTAAACAGCCCATCGTTAACATGGGCCAGGGCTTCTTCGGCTACAATCCCCCGGATTTTATCCTCAATGCCGCCAAACAGGCTCTGGATAAGGTGGATTGTAACCAGTACAGCCCTACAAAGGGACGGCCCCGTCTGAAGAAGGCAATTGCCGACGCCTATGCCCCATTCTGGGGAAGGCAGCTTAACCCGGACACAGAGGTCACCATAACTACAGGTGCTAACGAAG GCATGCTGAGTGCCTTCATGGCTTTCATTGAGCCTGGGGATGAGGTTATCATATTTGAGCCCTTCTTTGACCA GTACATCAGCAACATCGAGATGCCTGGCGGCAAGATTGTATACGTCCCATTGCATCCTCCCACAGAAGGTGCCACGAAAACTCTCTCCGCAGGCGCGTGGAATATCGACTTTGATGAGCTGGAGAGGGCAATCACCCCGAAGACCAAGATGATTGTGTTGAACACTCCTCACAACCCAGTCGGCAAAGTCTTCACAAAGGATGAGCTGCAGAAGATTGCTGATCTGTGCCTAAAAAATGAGATCATCATTCTCTCCGATGAAGTCTACGACCGACTCTTCTATACCCCGTTCACCCGCATTGCCACCCTGTCGCCCGAGGTGGAACGTATCACCTTGACTGTGGGATCCGCTGGAAAGAACTTTTACGCCACAGGCTGGCGTGTTG GCTGGCTGATGGGTCCCGCGGAGCTCATACAGCATGTCTCTGCTGCTCACACCCGCATTTGCTACTCATCAGTATCGCCCTTACAGGAGGCCTGCGCTGTCG GCTTTGAACAGGCCGAGAAGGAAGGCTTCTGGGACGAATGCGTCAGAGACATGAAGAGGCGCATGGATCTCTTCAACCAAGTCTGGCACGAGCTGGGGATCCCATTCTCGGAGCCCGAGGGCGGCTACTTTGTCATGGTCAACCTGAGCACTGTTCAAATGCCTGAGAACTACCCGTTTCCACCCCACGTGGCAAGCCGGCCGCGCGACTTCAAGCTGGCTTGGTTCCTCATCCAAGAGCTTGGGGTCGCTGCCATTCCGCCGACCGAATTCTTCACCGACGCCAATGCCCACATTGTCGAAGATTATCTCCGCTTCGCTGTGTGCAAGCCGGACGACGTGTTGGAGCTGGCTAAGGAGAGACTTCGGGGTCTGAAGAAGTTTATCAAGCAATAG
- a CDS encoding betaine aldehyde dehydrogenase → MATKGSEGFATHEFFNIINGQRRGAGAGGVDRVIDPRTEEPLWEVPIGSAEDLEDAVTAARAALPGWAATTAEERQQLLAKMAEALGANMEFLAGVVMKETGKSQLMATIEIANSLDQCKYFANNTLQDKVQFEDDTIKIIETHAPLGVVGAISPWNFPLILSSIKVVSALVMGNTVIMKPSPFTPYCVLKFAELCQSFLPPGVLQAINGGGELGGLMTLHDGIDKISFTGSIPTGKKVMANCAKTLKRVTLELGGNDAALVCANVDLDKVVAQTCAGSFFNAGQFCAATKRIYVHADIYDAFVDKFVAETKANYESAFAGDGVSVPTIFGPVSNKMQFDVVKRILDDAARPESGGKILTGGKPHDKGYWIQPTVVAGPKEDSMVVKDEQFGPVIPILKWSDEQDVIKRANLSNSGLGATVYSKDLTQAERIARQLESGSVWINMSEKPNAAAWFGGWKDSGFGGEMGLLGLYSYCHIKSIHFAK, encoded by the exons ATGGCTACCAAAGGCAGCGAGGGTTTCGCCACTCATGAATTCTTCAACATCATCAACGGTCAGCGCCGAGGAGCTGGTGCGGGCGGCGTGGACCGCGTCATCGACCCTCGCACCGAGGAGCCCTTGTGGGAGGTTCCAATAGGATCCGCAGAGGACCTCGAAGATGCTGTCACCGCTGCTCGCGCGGCGCTTCCAGGCTGGGCTGCGACCACGGCTGAGGAGAGACAGCAGCTGTTGGCCAAGATGGCCGAGGCTCTCGGTGCGAACATGGAGTTTCTTGCTGGCGTCGTAATGAAGGAGACGGGGAAATCA CAACTCATGGCGACTATTGAGATAGCAAACTCATTAGATCAGTGCAAATATTTTGCCAACAACACTTTGCAAGACAAGGTCCAGTTTGAAGACGACACCATAAAGATTATAGAGACGCATGCTCCGTTAGGCGTTGTCGGAGCCATATCACCCTGGAACTTCCCA CTGATCCTCAGCAGCATCAAGGTGGTATCTGCTCTCGTCATGGGAAACACAGTCATCATGAAGCCCTCCCCCTTCACCCCATACTGCGTCCTCAAGTTCGCCGAGCTTTGCCAGAGCTTCCTCCCACCGGGCGTGCTCCAGGCCATAAACGGCGGTGGAGAGCTCGGCGGGCTCATGACGCTGCACGACGGCATCGACAAGATCAGCTTCACAGGCTCCATACCCACGGGCAAGAAGGTCATGGCCAACTGCGCCAAGACGCTGAAGCGCGTCACGCTAGAGCTCGGCGGCAACGACGCCGCCCTTGTGTGCGCCAACGTCGACCTCGACAAGGTCGTGGCCCAGACGTGCGCGGGTAGCTTCTTCAACGCGGGCCAGTTCTGCGCGGCCACCAAGAGGATCTACGTGCACGCCGACATCTACGACGCCTTTGTCGACAAGTTCGTCGCCGAGACCAAGGCAAACTACGAGAGCGCCTTTGCCGGCGACGGCGTCTCGGTTCCGACAATCTTTGGGCCCGTCTCTAACAAGATGCAGTTTGACGTCGTCAAGAGGATCCTCGACGACGCAGCGAGGCCTGAGTCCGGCGGCAAGATACTCACCGGCGGTAAGCCGCACGATAAGGGCTATTGGATCCAGCCCACGGTCGTGGCGGGCCCGAAGGAGGACTCCATGGTTGTCAAGGACGAGCAATTTGGGCCGGTGATACCGATTCTGAAGTGGTCCGACGAGCAGGACGTGATCAAGCGCGCCAACCTCTCAAACTCGGGCCTCGGAGCGACGGTCTACTCTAAAGATCTCACCCAGGCCGAGCGCATCGCCCGGCAGCTTGAGTCAGGGTCTGTATGGATAAAC ATGTCTGAGAAGCCCAATGCTGCGGCTTGGTTTGGCGGATGGAAAGACAGCGGGTTTGGCGGAGAGATGGGACTCCTGGGTCTATACTCTTACTGTCACATCAAGAGTATCCATTTCGCCAAATGA
- a CDS encoding xanthine dehydrogenase: MAPIAMSPERDPLASLHSLTTNYEDTISFFLNGSRVVLDEIDPEVTLLEYLRGIGLTGTKLGCGEGGCGACTIVIAGWNPTTKQIYHASVNACLAPLASVDGKHVITIEGIGNAKRPHPAQRLIAEGNGSQCGFCTPGIAMSLYALLRNNAAPSEHDVEEAFDGNLCRCTGYRPILDAAQAFSVKKDASLGCGKSTANGGDGCCMENGSGGAAGGFCKADKSSQSEESGKRFPQPKLMKYDPETELIFPPALKKHQFKPLTFGNKRKRWYRPVTLQQLLEIKSVHPDAKIIGGSTETQIEVKFKALSYPVSVFVGDIPELRQYELKDDHLEIGGNVTLTDLEGICQKAIEHFGEARSQVFAAIHKQLKYFAGRQIRNVGTPAGNLATASPISDLNPIFVASDSTLLARSLQEEKPIEIPMASFFKGYRMTALPKDAIIASIRIPITREKGDFFRSYKQAKRKDDDISIVTGALSVSLNSDGVVEKCNLVFGGMAATTLAAKETSEFITGKRFADLETLEGAMNALEKDFNLTFGVPGGMASYRKSLALSFFYRFYHDVMGSIGADSDATALTSTVDKDAELELERDISTGTVDRDTTAAYEQEILGKGNPHLAALKQTTGEAQYTDDIPPLANELHGCLVLSTKAHAKIKSIDYSAALEIPGVVDYVDRHDLPRQDLNRWGAPHFEEVFFAEDEVFTTGQPIALILAKSALKAAEGARAVKVEYEELPAIFSIEEAIEKESLFNYFREIKKGDPEGTFDKCDHVFTGIARIGGQEHFYLETNATVVVPKPEDGEMEIYSSTQNPNETQLYAARVCDVKINKILVRVKRLGGGFGGKETRAVQLSSIIALAAHKTRRPVRCMLTREEDMIISGQRHPFLGRWKVGVNKDGKIQALDIDIFNNGGWSWDLSAAVCERSMSHSDGCYRVPNVHVRGRICKTNTMSNTAFRGFGGPQGMFIAETYMSEVADRLGMPVEKLREINMYKHGESTHFNQTLDGDWFVPLMYKQVQEETKYAERREAVARFNAEHKWRKRGLALIPTKFGISFTALWFNQAGALVHIYHDGSVLVAHGGTEMGQGLHTKMAMIAAQALDVPLDSVHISETSTNTVANASATAASASSDLNGYAIFNACKQLNERLAPYREKLGKDASMAKLAEAAYFDRVNLSAQGFYKTPEIGYTWGENKGKMFFYFTQGVAAAEVEIDTLTGTWTCLRADIKMDVGRSINPAIDYGQIQGAFVQGLGLFTMEESLWLRSGPQKGMLFTRGPGTYKIPGFRDIPQVFNVSLLKDVEWKELRTIQRSRGVGEPPLFMGSSVFFAIRDALKAARAQYGVEATVGSDDKDDGLLKLESPATPERIRLACVDPIMERSRVTPNEGEKNFFIAI; encoded by the exons ATGGCCCCAATTGCCATGTCTCCAGAGCGGGACCCCTTGGCCTCGCTCCATTCATTGACGACTAATTATGAAGACACCATCTCATTCTTCCTCAACGGATCAAGGGTGGTTCTTGACGAGATCGACCCCGAAGTGACACTTTTGGAATATCTGAGGGGCATCGGCTTGACTGGCACGAAACT GGGCTGTGGAGAAGGAGGATGCGGCGCCTGTACCATTGTTATCGCCGGCTGGAATCCAACAACAAAGCAAATTTACCACGCCAGCGTCAACGCTTGTTTGGCACCTTTGGCCAGTGTCGATGGCAAGCATGTCATTACCATTGAGGGTATCGGTAACGCGAAAAGACCACATCCGGCTCAAAGGTTGATTGCTGAAGGAAATGGGAGTC AATGTGGCTTTTGCACGCCTGGAATCGCCATGA GCCTTTATGCTCTGTTGCGAAACAATGCTGCACCGTCCGAACATGACGTCGAGGAGGCATTTGACGGTAACTTGTGCCGCTGCACAGGCTACAGGCCTATCCTCGACGCAGCCCAGGCTTTCAGTGTCAAGAAAGATGCAAGTCTTGGCTGTGGCAAATCCACTGCGAATGGCGGCGACGGGTGTTGCATGGAAaatggcagcggcggcgcagCCGGTGGATTCTGTAAAGCCGACAAATCGAGCCAATCCGAGGAGTCGGGGAAGAGGTTTCCCCAACCAAAACTAATGAAATATGACCCTGAAACGGAACTCATATTTCCTCCCGCCCTGAAGAAACACCAATTCAAACCCCTCACGTTTGGCAACAAGCGCAAGCGCTGGTATCGGCCTGTAACCTTACAGCAGCTCTTAGAGATCAAGAGTGTACATCCGGACGCAAAGATCATCGGCGGAAGCACCGAGACCCAGATAGAAGTCAAGTTCAAGGCCTTGAGCTACCCCGTCTCGGTCTTTGTTGGTGATATACCCGAGCTTAGACAGTACGAGTTGAAGGATGACCATCTCGAGATTGGTGGAAACGTGACGCTCACGGATCTGGAGGGTATCTGTCAGAAGGCAATAGAGCACTTTGGTGAGGCTCGCTCCCAAGTCTTTGCTGCGATCCACAAACAGCTCAAGTACTTTGCTGGGAGGCAGATCAGAAATGTTGGCACACCTGCCGGTAACCTCGCAACTGCGTCCCCCATCTCGGATCTCAACCCTATATTCGTCGCATCGGACTCCACGCTACTAGCTAGGTCTCTTCAAGAGGAGAAGCCAATAGAGATACCAATGGCAAGCTTTTTCAAGGGGTATAGGATGACAGCACTACCGAAAGATGCGATTATCGCCTCGATCCGAATTCCAATAACTCGGGAAAAGGGGGATTTCTTCCGATCATACAAGCAGGCCAAAAGGAAGGATGACGACATCTCAATTGTCACCGGTGCCCTCAGCGTCAGTTTGAACTCCGACGGCGTAGTTGAGAAGTGCAACCTTGTCTTTGGCGGTATGGCAGCCACTACTCTGGCCGCCAAGGAAACATCGGAATTCATCACCGGCAAAAGGTTTGCGGACCTGGAAACACTAGAAGGTGCCATGAACGCTCTGGAGAAGGATTTCAATCTTACTTTTGGAGTGCCGGGCGGCATGGCCTCGTACCGAAAATCCCTCGCCCTCAGTTTCTTCTATCGGTTTTACCACGATGTCATGGGGAGTATTGGCGCGGACAGTGATGCCACGGCCCTGACCAGCACTGTGGATAAGGACGCCGAGCTGGAACTGGAGCGTGACATCTCGACTGGTACAGTGGATCGAGACACGACTGCCGCCTACGAGCAGGAGATATTGGGCAAGGGTAATCCtcatcttgcagccctaaAGCAGACAACCGGCGAGGCGCAATACACAGACGACATACCACCCTTGGCAAATGAGCTTCACGGATGCCTAGTTCTTTCCACAAAAGCACACGCAAAGATCAAATCTATTGATTATTCGGCTGCACTAGAGATCCCAGGTGTGGTAGACTACGTAGACAGGCACGACCTCCCCCGGCAGGACCTCAACCGTTGGGGCGCGCCGCACTTTGAAGAGGTCTTCTTTGCCGAGGACGAGGTGTTTACTACAGGGCAGCCTATCGCCCTGATACTTGCAAAATCGGCACTGAAGGCTGCCGAGGGAGCCAGAGCCGTCAAAGTCGAGTACGAGGAACTACCGGCAATATTCTCTATTGAGGAAGCAATAGAAAAGGAAAGCTTGTTCAATTACTTCCGCGAGATCAAAAAAGGAGATCCAGAGGGCACTTTCGACAAGTGCGATCACGTTTTTACCGGCATAGCCCGGATCGGGGGACAAGAGCACTTTTACCTCGAGACGAATGCGACTGTGGTAGTGCCAAAACCAGAAGATGGCGAGATGGAGATATACTCCAGCACACAAAACCCCAATGAGAC GCAATTGTATGCTGCCCGCGTATGCGATGTCAAGATCAACAAGATACTAGTGCGGGTGAAGCGGCTCGGTGGCGGCTTTGGTGGCAAAGAAACGCGGGCGGTGCAGCTCAGCTCCATCATCGCCCTTGCGGCCCACAAGACGCGCCGGCCAGTCCGGTGCATGCTCACTCGTGAGGAGGACATGATTATCTCGGGTCAACGCCACCCTTTCTTGGGACGGTGGAAGGTCGGCGTTAACAAAGATGGCAAGATACAAGCACTGGATATTGACATTTTCAACAACGGCGGCTGGTCCTGGGACTTGAGCGCCGCCGTCTGCGAGCGCTCCATGTCTCACAGTGATGGATGTTATCGGGTGCCCAATGTTCATGTGCGCGGCCGAATCTGTAAGACAAACACCATGTCAAACACGGCTTTCCGGGGCTTCGGTGGTCCGCAAGGCATGTTTATCGCCGAGACCTACATGTCGGAAGTCGCAGATAGACTGGGAATGCCTGTCGAGAAGTTGCGCGAGATCAACATGTACAAGCACGGCGAGTCGACGCACTTCAACCAGACGCTCGATGGCGACTGGTTTGTACCTTTGATGTACAAGCAGGTGCAGGAAGAAACCAAGTATGCAGAGCGCCGCGAGGCTGTGGCTCGTTTTAACGCCGAACACAAGTGGCGCAAACGAGGTCTGGCCCTCATCCCGACAAAGTTCGGCATCTCCTTCACTGCCCTGTGGTTCAACCAGGCCGGTGCCCTGGTACACATTTACCACGACGGCTCAGTTCTAGTCGCACACGGAGGTACCGAGATGGGCCAGGGTCTCCACACCAAAATGGCCATGATCGCTGCTCAAGCGCTCGATGTGCCCCTGGACAGCGTCCACATTTCCGAGACATCAACCAACACCGTCGCGAACGCATCGGCTACAGCGGCGTCAGCAAGCTCGGACCTCAATGGCTATGCCATCTTCAACGCATGCAAACAGCTCAATGAACGCCTGGCGCCGTATCGCGAGAAGCTCGGCAAGGACGCGAGCATGGCAAAGCTCGCCGAAGCAGCCTACTTTGACCGCGTCAACCTGTCTGCCCAGGGCTTCTACAAGACCCCTGAGATCGGATACACTTGGGGCGAGAACAAGGGCAAGATGTTCTTCTACTTCACTCAGGGTGTCGCGGCCGCCGAAGTCGAGATCGACACGCTGACTGGAACCTGGACCTGCCTCCGTGCCGACATCAAGATGGACGTTGGCCGCAGCATCAACCCGGCCATCGACTACGGCCAGATTCAAGGTGCCTTTGTGCAGGGTCTCGGCCTGTTCACGATGGAGGAGTCGCTCTGGTTACGCAGCGGGCCCCAGAAGGGCATGCTATTCACCCGTGGGCCGGGCACCTACAAGATTCCCGGTTTCCGTGACATACCGCAGGTCTTCAACGTCAGCCTGCTCAAGGATGTCGAATGGAAGGAGCTGCGGACGATTCAGCGGAGTCGTGGCGTCGGCGAGCCCCCCCTTTTCATGGGAAGCTCGGTATTCTTCGCTATTCGTGACGCCCTTAAGGCTGCGAGGGCTCAGTATGGTGTGGAAGCAACTGTGGGAAGCGATGACAAGGATGATGGATTGCTCAAGCTCGAGAGCCCGGCGACGCCGGAGCGTATCCGCCTTGCTTGTGTCGATCCAATCATGGAGCGGTCTAGGGTAACTCCCAATGAAGGAGAGAAGAACTTTTTCATTGCGATATAG
- a CDS encoding calpain-9: MDGRMDNETVILAPMQRNYSQAPQEHVSAFWDSFFTKKPGKVTSIFPRSLYQSLLPLEKVSLSSSSQNAAESYEAAARECRERVKRIVREAHRTNEKFTDPDFDLAMDYCRNTLDGLRSKSDFNTGSVHRVDWIFENPQFTINGYEASDIVQGAIGDCWWLAGTATIAHRKDLMERVCVARDEEVGVYGFVFYRDGEWEPVLVDDSLYLAAFDFREVHDPTGKKAREWRRNHQTGSNALFFSKCQDPNETWLPLMEKAYAKIHGDYHAIESGWAGQAVEDMTGGVTANLATNCVLNKDKLWRELSSKDGEFVFALGSRQDDSDGLFGSHAYSILQATEVSGENGQKVRLVQVRNPWGDSEWNGPWSDGSKEWTPYWMKKLGHTFGDDGVFWISYRDMLEKFEDISRTRLFDRSWTVVQQWATMNISWVTGYSQSKFLLEIKQGGLVVITLAQLDDRYFRGLEGQYDFSLHFVLQEQGAKSGDHICRVRAGIHNGKRSVSCEVELEAGRYEVIPKITATRDTNKDMVEDIVKERAQSNPQKLRQIGMQYDLAHAKAGITDEDLVLHTKVEKKKLEEEKRKTKEKEAKEKRRTKEKEAREQRRKQKLSLKQQAPEAKQTEQQTGPGSVADHVEEDQKQADVKDIKEESENDPKADEGKTVENENVKDEDGEKKTEIDSAPVKTEPVADKAPDESKPVKCKACEEREQKGEEEKKDKEVDSADDGNSDDSDEDYTDDDDDTSSESSDDLHDHPGPWNAVCVVGLRVHSRCKNVSVKLVEPKDPEEGALLSVDSAPAGATM; the protein is encoded by the exons ATGGACGGCAGAATGGATAACGAGACTGTGATTCTGGCGCCCATGCAAAGAAACTATAGTCAAGCACCACAAGAGCATGTGTCAGCCTTTTGGGACTCTTTCTTCACCAAGAAGCCGGGTAAGGTAACATCGATCTTCCCGCGGAGTCTCTACCAGAGCCTGCTGCCCCTGGAGAAAGTCAGCCTCTCAAGTTCTAGTCAAAATGCTGCCGAGTCCTAcgaggccgccgcccgcgAGTGCCGCGAGCGCGTCAAGCGCATCGTGCGCGAGGCTCACCGCACCAACGAAAAGTTCACCGACCCAGACTTTGATCTGGCCATGGACTATTGCCGCAACACCCTCGATGGGCTACGCAGCAAGAGCGACTTCAACACGGGCTCGGTCCACCGGGTTGACTGGATCTTTGAGAACCCGCAGTTCACCATCAACGGCTACGAGGCCTCCGACATCGTCCAGGGCGCCATCGGCGACTGCTGGTGGCTCGCGGGCACCGCGACCATAGCGCACCGCAAGGATCTCATGGAGCGCGTGTGTGTTGCCCGGGATGAAGAAGTCGGGGTTTACGGCTTCGTCTTCTATCGCGACGGAGAGTGGGAGCCCGTACTGGTCGACGACAGCCTATACCTCGCCGCTTTTGATTTTCGTGAGGTTCACGACCCAACAGGCAAGAAAGCACGCGAGTGGCGTCGCAA CCACCAAACTGGATCCAATGCGCTCTTCTTCTCCAAATGCCAAGATCCAAATGAAACCTGGCTCCCTCTAATGGAAAAGGCATATGCCAAGATCCACGGCGACTA TCACGCTATCGAATCCGGGTGGGCTGGACAGGCTGTGGAGGATATGACTGGTGGTGTAACCGCCAATCTTGCCACCAATTGTGTTCTGAACAAGGACAAGCTGTGGCGTGAACTGTCGAGCAAGGATGGAGAATTCGTATTTGCATTAGGTTCCCGACAGGACGATAGCGATGGCTTATTCGGTAGCCATGCATACTCCATCCTCCAAGCCACAGAGGTGAGCGGTGAGAACGGCCAGAAAGTGAGGCTCGTGCAGGTTAG AAACCCCTGGGGCGATAGCGAGTGGAATGGCCCATGGTCAGATGGCTCGAAAGAGTGGACTCCATACTGGATGAAGAAACTTGGCCATACTTTTGGCGATGATGGTGTCTTTTGGATATCATATCGCGATATGCTTGAAAAGTTCGAAGATATTTCTCGAACTCGACTCTTCGACAGGAGTTGGACCGTGGTCCAACAGTGGGCTACGATGAATATTTCTTGGGTCACTGGCTACTCACAGTCCAAGTTCTTGCTCGAG ATCAAACAAGGAGGCTTGGTAGTCATCACCTTGGCCCAACTGGATGATCGGTATTTCAGAGGGTTGGAAGGCCAGTACGACTTTTCGCTGCATTTCGTGCTCCAGGAACAAGGAGCCAAGTCTGGAGACCACATTTGCCGCGTGCGCGCTGGTATACATAACGGCAAGCGATCAGTTTCTTGCGAAGTGGAGCTCGAGGCAGGCCGCTACGAGGTCATCCCAAAGATCACGGCCACTCGCGATACCAACAAGGACATGGTGGAAGACATTGTCAAGGAGCGCGCTCAGAGCAACCCGCAGAAGCTACGCCAGATCGGGATGCAATATGATCTGGCTCATGCAAAGGCTGGTATTACCGACGAAGACCTCGTGCTTCACACCAAagtggagaagaagaaactagaggaggaaaagaggaagaccaaggagaaggaggcgaaagaaaagagaaggaCCAAGGAGAAAGAGGCGAGGGAACAGAGAAGGAAGCAGAAGTTGTCTCTCAAACAGCAAGCACCTGAAGCGAAGCAAACAGAGCAGCAGACTGGACCGGGTTCGGTAGCAGACCATGTTGAGGAGGACCAAAAGCAAGCTGACGTCAAGGACATCAAAGAGGAGAGCGAAAATGATCCCAAGGCTGATGAGGGGAAGACCGTCGAAAATGAGAATGTCAAAGACGAGGATGGAGAAAAGAAGACCGAGATTGACAGTGCCCCAGTGAAAACTGAACCTGTAGCAGACAAGGCGCCAGACGAATCGAAGCCGGTCAAGTGCAAAGCTTGCGAGGAGCGGGAGCAAAAGGGGgaggaggaaaagaaagataaaGAAGTCGACAGCGCCGACGACGGCAACAGTGATGACAGTGATGAGGATTATaccgatgacgatgatgacacCAGCAGCGAATCCTCGGATGACCTTCACGATCACCCTGGACCATGGAATGCG GTCTGTGTTGTCGGCCTCCGGGTTCACTCGCGGTGTAAAAATGTGTCTGTCAAGCTTGTAGAGCCCAAAGACCCCGAGGAGGGAGCCTTGCTTTCGGTGGATTCGGCCCCAGCTGGCGCAACAATGTGA
- a CDS encoding bifunctional molybdenum cofactor biosynthesis protein yields the protein MESNSTPRYGSMRPLLLAGGKSTRMGSPKHLLSLPDGQLLYLHLAKTLHTACPDSGTVFISLAHDSILDHSLRTATEQGRSILSPGDLQPSDRLVTLNEHNAPHLKVLMDKGKDTRQESTGPAAGLLAAHRAYPDVTWLILACDFPFCTTELLHQLQSEYQPPVTCFRNDKGFIEPLLAIWSPEALRRLEHNTANGKSSPSAVVRQLSGLVLALPRQTRFNEDGEPEFTDGLEKLSPLFNVNTKEEWETGSGADTKAVLRHWVAFH from the exons ATGGAGTCGAATTCGACCCCGCGATATGGCTCGATGAGGCCTCTCCTCCTTGCTGGTGGCAAGTCGACGCGAATGGGCTCGCCAAAGCACCTCCTGTCACTTCCCGATGGCCAACTACTGTACCTGCATCTCGCCAAAACTCTGCATACCGCTTGTCCGGATTCAGGCACTGTGTTCATCTCCCTTGCGCACGATTCGATTTTGGACCACAGCCTGCGCACTGCAACGGAACAGGGTCGCAGTATACTCAGTCCTGGGGATTTGCAGCCTTCAGATCGGCTTGTTACATTAAACGAACACAATGCACCACACCTAAAGGTGCTCATGGATAAGGGCAAAGATACTAGGCAGGAGTCCACCGGCCCAGCGGCCGGGCTCTTGGCAGCTCACCGAGCATATCCGGACGTCACTTGGCTCATCCTGGCCTGTGATTTTCCCTTCTGCACCACCGAGCTATTGCATCAGCTCCAATCTGAATATCAACCTCCAGTGACTTGCTTCCGCAACGACAAGGGCTTCATCGAGCCGCTGCTCGCCATATGGAGCCCAGAAGCTTTGCGGCGACTTGAGCATAACACAGCCAATGGCAAGTCAAGTCCAAGTGCAGTGGTGCGTCAGTTGAGTGGATTGGTGCTTGCGCTCCCACGACAGACAAGGTTCAACGAGGATGGAGAGCCTGAATTTACTGATGGCCTTGAGAAATTATCCCCTCTCTTCAACGTCAACACGAAGGAGGAATGGGAA ACTGGCTCAGGAGCTGACACCAAAGCCGTGTTGCGTCATTGGGTAGCATTCCACTAG